In Gimesia benthica, a single window of DNA contains:
- the argF gene encoding ornithine carbamoyltransferase, giving the protein MRHLVTLNDLESCEIVEIFAQAQELKDKRKQGERPQLLQGYTMTQLFEKPSLRTRLSFESAMWELGGGSSFFTCKEAGLDGRESIEDVARVIGRFSDVITMRTFSHELIEKFSQHAGTCVINALSDLSHPCQALTDLFTMQELLGDLTQQKLVYVGDGNNVAYSLANCCAKLNVPFVVSSPEGFELCSDLVAILKSNYPGLQLELEADPMKAVADATVIYTDVWASMGQEAETEKRKKIFADFQVTESLMSAAGKQCRFMHCLPAKRGLEVTDGVVDCEQSIVFDQAENRKHLAKGLLVWLLKQSS; this is encoded by the coding sequence ATGAGGCATTTAGTCACGTTAAACGATCTGGAATCGTGCGAAATAGTTGAGATCTTTGCTCAAGCACAAGAGCTCAAAGACAAGCGTAAGCAGGGTGAACGTCCTCAGTTGCTGCAGGGTTATACGATGACCCAGCTGTTCGAAAAACCCTCGCTGCGGACCCGTCTCAGTTTTGAATCAGCCATGTGGGAGCTGGGTGGTGGTTCGAGTTTTTTCACCTGTAAAGAGGCTGGCCTCGATGGCCGTGAGTCTATAGAAGACGTGGCCCGGGTGATCGGTCGGTTTTCGGATGTGATCACTATGCGGACCTTTTCACACGAGCTGATTGAAAAATTCTCACAGCACGCAGGAACTTGTGTGATTAATGCCCTTTCCGATCTCAGTCACCCCTGCCAGGCGCTGACAGACCTGTTTACCATGCAGGAACTGCTCGGTGATCTGACACAGCAGAAACTGGTCTACGTCGGCGACGGGAATAATGTGGCGTATTCGCTGGCTAACTGTTGTGCCAAGCTGAATGTGCCGTTTGTGGTCTCATCGCCCGAAGGTTTTGAACTCTGTTCGGATCTGGTTGCGATCCTTAAGAGTAATTATCCCGGCCTGCAGCTGGAACTGGAAGCTGATCCCATGAAAGCGGTTGCCGATGCAACAGTTATCTACACGGATGTCTGGGCCAGTATGGGACAGGAAGCAGAGACCGAAAAACGCAAAAAGATTTTTGCCGATTTTCAGGTGACGGAAAGTCTGATGTCCGCAGCCGGAAAACAGTGTCGCTTCATGCACTGCCTGCCCGCGAAACGAGGACTGGAAGTAACAGACGGGGTTGTTGACTGCGAGCAGAGCATCGTTTTCGACCAGGCGGAGAATCGCAAGCACCTTGCCAAAGGGCTGCTGGTCTGGTTGCTCAAACAGTCATCCTGA
- a CDS encoding aspartate aminotransferase family protein, with product MSVTGHASSQETIALFDKYVIPNYGRYPISLVRGEGSYVWDAEGNRYLDLFPGWGCNILGYCPEPVVSAIQDQVSRLIHVPNTWYTEAQGRFAEFLCSRSFGKAFFCNSGAEANEGALKLARLHYDGKRPKIITCENGFHGRTFAAVTATAQPKYHAGLGPLVAGFRYAPFNNLEAIASLVDDETCAIMVEPVQGEGGVNVPDQGYLAGLRKIADEANCLLIFDEVQTSMGRTGTWFGYQQWDVQPDIMTMAKGIAGGVAAGALIATEEVAPSLRPGMHASTFGGNPLAMAAGLATGQMIEDQNLLENCHAMSDKFKQFFEQLQQELPIIREVRVKGMMIGVDLNIPSAPAVGKCMERGLLINATHDTVVRLLPALNVTAEQVEEGCELIATVLREMAEEA from the coding sequence GTGTCAGTAACGGGACATGCCAGTAGTCAGGAAACGATTGCCCTCTTCGACAAGTATGTGATCCCCAATTACGGTCGCTACCCGATCAGTCTGGTACGCGGCGAGGGGAGCTATGTCTGGGACGCGGAAGGTAACCGTTATCTCGACCTGTTTCCCGGCTGGGGCTGCAACATTCTGGGCTATTGTCCCGAACCGGTTGTCTCTGCGATTCAGGATCAGGTTTCCCGGCTGATTCATGTTCCCAACACCTGGTATACCGAAGCTCAGGGACGGTTCGCAGAATTCCTCTGTAGCCGCAGCTTTGGAAAAGCCTTCTTCTGTAACAGTGGTGCGGAAGCGAATGAAGGGGCTCTCAAGCTGGCCCGTCTGCATTATGACGGTAAGCGGCCCAAGATCATTACCTGTGAAAACGGGTTCCACGGGCGGACTTTCGCAGCAGTTACTGCAACAGCGCAGCCCAAGTACCATGCCGGTCTGGGACCGCTGGTTGCCGGGTTCCGTTATGCTCCGTTTAATAATCTCGAAGCGATCGCCAGCCTCGTCGATGACGAAACCTGTGCGATTATGGTCGAACCGGTTCAGGGGGAAGGGGGCGTGAATGTCCCTGATCAGGGCTATCTGGCCGGTCTGCGAAAAATCGCTGATGAAGCCAACTGCCTTTTGATCTTCGATGAAGTCCAGACCAGTATGGGACGGACCGGCACCTGGTTTGGTTATCAGCAGTGGGACGTACAACCCGACATCATGACGATGGCGAAAGGGATTGCCGGCGGTGTTGCTGCCGGGGCTCTGATTGCGACAGAAGAGGTTGCCCCCAGCCTGCGGCCTGGAATGCACGCCAGCACTTTTGGCGGAAACCCCCTGGCGATGGCTGCCGGTCTGGCGACAGGACAGATGATCGAAGATCAGAATCTGCTGGAAAACTGCCATGCGATGTCCGACAAATTCAAGCAGTTCTTTGAACAGCTTCAGCAGGAACTTCCCATCATTCGCGAAGTCCGCGTCAAAGGGATGATGATCGGCGTCGATCTGAATATCCCCTCTGCTCCCGCCGTCGGCAAATGCATGGAACGCGGCCTGTTAATCAACGCGACGCACGATACCGTCGTTCGACTGTTGCCGGCTCTGAATGTGACCGCCGAGCAGGTCGAGGAAGGCTGCGAACTGATCGCAACGGTCCTGCGGGAAATGGCCGAAGAGGCATAA
- a CDS encoding YeiH family protein, producing MQDTPSAPDPEQNQEDDIVVAAPRRSTWSEMRTAEDWWAIWIGGTLLVVCFLAMYFSLPADFAEQVKAAEAAGEKVSAHSPLKPWLAKPGSWTDNPVDSLFPPEKSSLLLPIGVVFLVSLIVFSIGVTAMGQKAPPFAIGFVAVFLLATLAYILTGQAVIKSYNLEYALWALMIGLVISNTIGTPNWIKPALRTELYIKSGLVIMGASVLLNRLLILGLPGIYVAWVVTPVVLISTYFFGQKFLKMESRSLNMVISADMSVCGVSAAIATAASCKAKKEELSFAIGLSLTFTVFMMIALPAVIKALGMSPILGGAWMGGTIDATGAVAAAGNLLGPEAEQVAVTIKMIQNILIGVTAFGVAVYWVSCVEGKESGIKPDAWEIWYRFPKFVLGFIAASAIFSLLYISLPGGDVVVPAMVKESSKVFRGWFFCLAFISIGLETNFRELAKFLKGGKPLILYVCGQSLNLILTLLMAWLMFEVFYKDVVTEVFKK from the coding sequence ATGCAAGACACCCCCTCCGCTCCCGATCCAGAACAGAATCAAGAAGATGATATTGTAGTAGCCGCTCCCCGGCGCTCGACCTGGTCTGAAATGAGAACGGCTGAAGACTGGTGGGCGATCTGGATCGGTGGAACGCTGCTGGTAGTCTGCTTTCTGGCGATGTATTTTTCACTTCCCGCCGATTTCGCAGAACAGGTTAAAGCTGCGGAAGCTGCTGGCGAGAAGGTAAGTGCACACAGCCCTCTGAAACCGTGGCTGGCTAAACCGGGATCCTGGACAGATAACCCGGTAGATTCGCTGTTTCCTCCTGAGAAATCGAGTCTGCTGCTGCCGATCGGTGTCGTCTTCCTCGTCAGCTTGATTGTGTTTTCGATTGGTGTCACAGCCATGGGACAGAAAGCCCCCCCTTTCGCCATTGGTTTCGTCGCGGTCTTTCTGCTGGCCACGCTGGCATATATTCTGACCGGGCAAGCGGTGATCAAAAGTTATAACCTCGAATACGCACTCTGGGCATTGATGATCGGTCTGGTGATCAGCAATACCATTGGCACACCGAACTGGATTAAGCCGGCACTTAGAACTGAGTTATATATCAAATCAGGACTGGTCATCATGGGCGCCAGCGTGCTGCTGAACCGTCTGCTCATCCTGGGCCTGCCTGGTATCTATGTGGCCTGGGTCGTCACACCCGTTGTTCTGATCAGCACTTACTTTTTCGGGCAGAAGTTCCTGAAAATGGAATCCCGCTCGCTGAACATGGTGATTTCCGCGGATATGTCCGTGTGTGGTGTCTCGGCTGCAATCGCCACCGCAGCCTCCTGTAAAGCCAAGAAGGAAGAGCTCTCCTTCGCCATCGGGCTTTCATTGACGTTTACGGTCTTCATGATGATTGCACTTCCCGCGGTGATTAAGGCGCTGGGAATGAGCCCGATTTTAGGTGGTGCCTGGATGGGGGGGACCATCGATGCAACTGGTGCGGTCGCCGCTGCAGGTAACCTGCTGGGACCAGAGGCAGAGCAGGTCGCCGTCACCATCAAGATGATCCAGAATATCCTGATCGGCGTGACCGCATTTGGCGTCGCCGTCTATTGGGTCAGCTGCGTGGAAGGCAAAGAATCCGGTATCAAACCGGATGCCTGGGAAATCTGGTATCGCTTCCCGAAATTCGTTTTGGGCTTCATCGCGGCATCAGCCATCTTCTCCCTCTTGTATATTTCGCTTCCCGGCGGAGATGTCGTGGTGCCAGCCATGGTGAAAGAATCGTCCAAGGTCTTCCGCGGCTGGTTCTTCTGTCTGGCCTTTATCAGCATCGGACTGGAAACCAACTTCCGCGAACTGGCGAAATTCCTCAAAGGAGGCAAGCCACTGATTCTATATGTCTGTGGCCAGTCTCTGAACCTGATTCTGACTCTCCTCATGGCCTGGTTGATGTTCGAAGTCTTCTACAAGGATGTCGTCACTGAAGTCTTTAAGAAGTAG
- a CDS encoding protein-disulfide reductase DsbD family protein codes for MKTPRRYTATVACLTILASLFCSSLTLTAQKPSLPDLFGQKQAASGKETKNAKAEISVSLLPQDAKAGETVTLSLTMLIPEGSYTYSTNPTFGGATKFVIKESKGVTAIDQHFNADHPPKTVFEPLFGKEIEKYTKSVIWTRRFKVNKDVKEPSQVQIKGQMLYQVCDAKNCVPSQYPFTATLSGKQESAPLSFTTIPERRNVPDPIELKFALEPAAVNPKQLVDLKITMKLEPEFHTFALDQDKTQAGLPTHIEILKLEGLKSVSQQFKATPAPKEETHGEFSQRTHYNEVVWTRQFERIADAREIGVEGKLTYQICNEGSCRRPMPVEFQLGDLTNAQPVAMSSLEELHSDSAADDDTIIISSEESNRSLSSYLFFAFLGGLILNVMPCVLPVVAIKVMSFVQQAGESRLRIFLLNIFYSLGVLVVFLSLASLAVFAGLGWGGLFQSTKFNVIMACIVYAMGLSMLGVFEIPVPGMVGSAAGGQQKEGLTGAFLTGILATLLATPCSGPFLGPVLAWSVKQTPQITYLVWLVMGLGMASPYLIFSIFPKAIKFLPKPGMWMVRFKEFSGIVLMGAVIFIISFLDESLTIPVLIMLLGITTGLWMIGSLYSHSSPARVKLAVRTAALLLTAGICFFGYNMSQKSTNDLPWVPFNAQELKKLRSENRTVLIDFSADWCLSCKTNEKLALNTPETLEMVSKYNVVPMYADYTDYSPDIKAWLDKFESVSIPLTVIFPANNPNKPIIIRDLYTQSTLLSALKQAVDESPASKSPPKQAMISTESTEAH; via the coding sequence TTGAAAACTCCCCGCCGCTATACCGCAACCGTCGCCTGCCTGACTATTCTCGCCTCCCTGTTCTGCAGTTCGCTGACACTCACAGCTCAGAAACCGTCTCTGCCCGATCTCTTCGGACAGAAACAGGCAGCATCCGGGAAGGAAACAAAGAACGCCAAAGCAGAAATCAGTGTCAGCCTGCTCCCGCAGGATGCCAAAGCAGGAGAGACCGTCACACTCTCACTGACCATGCTGATTCCCGAAGGTTCCTACACCTACTCCACCAACCCGACGTTTGGCGGCGCTACCAAGTTCGTCATTAAGGAATCGAAAGGCGTGACCGCCATCGATCAGCACTTCAATGCCGACCATCCTCCTAAAACCGTCTTTGAGCCCCTGTTCGGCAAAGAGATTGAAAAATACACCAAGAGCGTCATCTGGACACGACGCTTTAAGGTCAATAAAGACGTAAAAGAACCCAGCCAGGTTCAGATCAAAGGACAGATGCTCTACCAGGTCTGTGATGCCAAGAATTGCGTGCCTTCGCAATACCCATTCACCGCGACCTTATCAGGAAAGCAGGAAAGTGCGCCGCTGTCATTTACCACGATTCCCGAGCGGCGAAACGTACCTGATCCGATCGAATTGAAGTTTGCGCTGGAACCGGCGGCTGTGAATCCCAAGCAACTGGTCGACCTGAAAATTACGATGAAGCTGGAACCGGAATTCCATACGTTTGCACTCGATCAGGATAAAACTCAGGCGGGACTGCCGACACATATCGAAATTCTGAAGCTCGAAGGTTTGAAATCCGTCTCCCAGCAGTTCAAAGCGACACCAGCTCCCAAAGAGGAAACTCACGGAGAATTCAGCCAGCGTACCCATTACAACGAAGTGGTCTGGACGCGGCAGTTTGAACGGATAGCAGATGCCCGGGAAATTGGTGTAGAAGGAAAACTGACATACCAGATCTGCAATGAGGGCAGCTGTCGACGCCCGATGCCGGTCGAGTTTCAGCTGGGAGATCTCACTAATGCACAGCCGGTAGCGATGTCTTCACTGGAAGAGCTTCACAGCGACAGTGCAGCTGACGACGACACCATCATTATCAGCTCTGAAGAATCCAACCGCAGCCTGTCTTCGTATCTGTTTTTTGCCTTTCTGGGTGGCTTGATTCTGAACGTGATGCCCTGTGTGCTGCCGGTCGTGGCGATTAAGGTCATGAGCTTCGTGCAGCAGGCGGGTGAAAGTCGACTCCGAATCTTCCTGTTAAATATCTTCTATTCATTGGGCGTCCTGGTCGTCTTTCTGAGCCTGGCTTCACTCGCGGTCTTCGCGGGACTGGGTTGGGGCGGACTGTTCCAGAGCACGAAATTCAATGTCATCATGGCCTGCATCGTTTACGCGATGGGCTTGAGCATGTTGGGCGTCTTCGAAATCCCGGTACCGGGGATGGTCGGTTCTGCCGCGGGCGGACAACAGAAAGAGGGTCTCACCGGTGCGTTTCTGACCGGGATTCTGGCAACACTGCTGGCGACTCCCTGTAGTGGTCCGTTCCTGGGACCGGTACTCGCCTGGTCTGTCAAACAGACACCACAAATCACTTACCTGGTCTGGCTGGTCATGGGACTGGGCATGGCTTCACCTTATCTCATCTTCAGTATTTTCCCCAAGGCGATCAAGTTCCTCCCCAAACCGGGTATGTGGATGGTCCGCTTCAAAGAATTCTCGGGGATCGTACTTATGGGAGCGGTGATTTTTATCATTTCGTTCCTGGACGAATCCCTGACCATTCCAGTACTGATCATGTTGCTGGGGATCACCACTGGCCTGTGGATGATCGGCAGCCTGTACTCACACAGTTCGCCTGCCCGGGTGAAGCTGGCGGTCCGGACGGCAGCGTTACTGCTCACAGCGGGAATCTGCTTCTTTGGCTATAACATGAGCCAAAAGTCGACCAACGATCTTCCCTGGGTGCCTTTCAATGCTCAGGAACTGAAAAAACTGCGTTCCGAAAACCGGACCGTCCTCATTGACTTCTCTGCGGACTGGTGCCTGAGCTGTAAGACCAACGAGAAGCTGGCTCTGAATACTCCCGAAACCCTGGAAATGGTTAGTAAGTACAATGTGGTGCCGATGTATGCGGACTACACAGATTACTCACCTGACATCAAAGCATGGCTGGACAAATTTGAGAGTGTCAGCATTCCATTAACTGTGATCTTCCCCGCCAATAACCCCAACAAACCGATTATCATCCGTGACCTGTATACACAGTCCACGCTTTTAAGCGCCTTAAAACAGGCAGTGGATGAATCTCCCGCCTCGAAATCTCCCCCCAAGCAAGCAATGATTTCCACTGAGAGCACCGAAGCACATTAA